One stretch of Paenibacillus sp. AN1007 DNA includes these proteins:
- a CDS encoding ABC transporter permease subunit, which translates to MKQRLYKTNGRIRSGTMYHMMMIPGILFLLVFSYVPMVGVITAFQDYIPAKGMFGSEFVGLKHFVYMFKLPDIAQVVSNTLVIALGKILIGTIMAIIFSVLLNEIRMKTIKKSVQTIVYLPHFLSWVVLASVVVNMFSLDGIVNQILTFFGLQHINFLGSNTWFQPLIIGTDVWKEFGYSSIVYLAAITSIDPGLYEAAGMDGASWWRKVWHITLPGMLPIILLMGVMSLTNILSAGFDQIYNLYNPVVYESGDILDTYVYRIGLVGRQYSFGTAVGLFKSVIGIVLLLSANQLAKKYTDRKIF; encoded by the coding sequence ATGAAACAACGATTATACAAGACTAATGGCCGCATCCGCTCAGGTACGATGTACCATATGATGATGATACCGGGCATTTTGTTTTTGCTTGTATTCAGCTATGTACCGATGGTTGGTGTGATTACGGCCTTTCAAGACTATATTCCTGCCAAAGGTATGTTCGGCTCCGAATTTGTAGGGTTAAAACATTTTGTCTATATGTTCAAGCTGCCGGATATTGCCCAAGTGGTGAGCAATACACTGGTGATCGCTCTGGGCAAGATTCTGATCGGCACAATAATGGCGATCATTTTCTCCGTACTGCTTAATGAAATTCGGATGAAAACGATTAAAAAATCAGTCCAGACGATCGTGTATCTACCGCACTTTCTGTCCTGGGTCGTGCTCGCGTCCGTCGTTGTTAATATGTTCAGTCTGGATGGCATTGTGAATCAGATCCTGACCTTTTTTGGACTGCAGCACATTAATTTTCTAGGCAGCAACACATGGTTTCAGCCGCTGATTATTGGGACGGATGTGTGGAAGGAATTCGGCTACAGTTCCATCGTTTATCTGGCAGCCATTACGTCCATTGATCCAGGCTTATATGAAGCTGCAGGTATGGATGGAGCCAGCTGGTGGAGAAAAGTATGGCATATTACGCTGCCAGGCATGCTGCCTATTATTCTGCTCATGGGTGTGATGAGTCTGACGAATATATTAAGCGCCGGTTTTGACCAAATCTATAATCTCTATAATCCGGTGGTGTATGAATCAGGTGACATTCTGGATACCTATGTTTATCGGATTGGCCTGGTCGGAAGACAGTACAGTTTCGGAACGGCTGTAGGTCTGTTCAAATCCGTAATCGGCATCGTCCTGCTGCTGTCTGCCAATCAGCTCGCCAAAAAATATACCGATCGTAAAATATTCTAA
- a CDS encoding histidine kinase has protein sequence MTLKKRIFLLFFLSAFIPFISIFAISYYTIDSIFANKIDDGIRSSLQQVNSSLENSITNLNHVTQQLSYSGTAGKRLQQFLNPSSDIFELIEARDELKSELSVVTFTNPNIGLTLYYFQKEGTTQFGNFPIKDQFSPESLPALFQSYGIQYHSPHISMNRFNDELVLSAMRKVKLPGREDVYIYVESGFRLTEDILGANQHNTTVSHLILDAEGNTVYSEIPGTIRVGENFNTLTGASAQDGISRGYHWFKTSSPQKWSVVSVISQNQYQQEKNQWLVRILLVALFFLGFTVFLAWLLWKMVYRPLSLFHSEINSMSSNPQTTGSQARTEIPEFDFLLSEFSNMQHQIGDLFTEVQQKEKIRADLEVEKLLYQINPHFLMNTLDTVHWLAVMNGQGEIDKLVQALNKLLYYNLGKLGQVSTMQEELDALRQYLILQQIRYDFEFDVRITADEQVLQIPVPRFILQPLVENSLYHGLSDDGFIQIEVTYTSTLNILIEDNGSGMSEEAIQKLLNNREAEQEKVGMGIGLNYVHRMLQAQYGDQAQLVIQSEPGTGTSMLLKLPIKGEDTHHD, from the coding sequence ATGACACTAAAGAAAAGAATCTTTCTGTTGTTTTTCCTCAGTGCGTTTATCCCCTTTATCAGTATTTTTGCCATTTCGTATTATACGATCGATTCGATTTTCGCCAATAAAATTGATGATGGCATCCGAAGCAGTCTGCAGCAGGTTAACTCCTCTTTGGAAAACTCAATCACCAACTTGAATCACGTGACCCAGCAATTATCATACAGCGGCACTGCGGGCAAGAGACTGCAGCAATTTCTGAACCCCTCCTCTGATATTTTTGAATTAATCGAAGCGAGAGACGAATTAAAGAGTGAGTTAAGTGTTGTTACGTTCACCAATCCTAATATCGGTTTGACCTTGTATTATTTTCAAAAAGAAGGCACAACTCAATTCGGTAATTTTCCGATCAAAGATCAGTTTTCTCCCGAATCGCTGCCCGCTCTCTTTCAATCCTATGGCATCCAATATCACAGTCCGCACATCAGTATGAATCGGTTCAATGACGAGCTTGTTCTGTCCGCCATGCGAAAGGTAAAGCTGCCAGGCAGAGAAGATGTGTATATTTATGTTGAATCCGGCTTCCGTCTGACGGAGGATATTCTTGGTGCCAATCAGCACAACACTACCGTATCCCATCTCATTCTTGATGCCGAAGGAAACACCGTCTACAGCGAAATCCCAGGGACCATTCGTGTGGGAGAGAATTTCAACACCTTAACAGGAGCGTCTGCCCAAGACGGAATATCGCGAGGATACCACTGGTTCAAGACCAGTTCTCCGCAAAAATGGAGTGTTGTATCCGTCATTTCACAGAATCAATACCAACAGGAGAAAAATCAATGGCTGGTCCGGATTCTGCTGGTTGCTTTATTTTTCCTAGGCTTTACCGTATTTCTTGCGTGGCTGCTGTGGAAGATGGTGTACAGACCTCTCAGTCTGTTTCATTCCGAGATCAACAGCATGTCGAGTAATCCGCAAACGACAGGCAGTCAGGCTCGTACGGAGATTCCCGAGTTTGATTTTCTGCTCAGCGAGTTTTCCAATATGCAGCACCAGATTGGTGACTTGTTTACGGAAGTGCAGCAGAAAGAAAAGATCCGTGCCGACTTGGAGGTAGAGAAGCTGCTCTATCAGATCAATCCACATTTTCTGATGAATACACTGGATACAGTGCACTGGCTGGCAGTAATGAACGGACAAGGAGAGATTGACAAGCTGGTGCAGGCACTGAACAAGCTGCTCTATTACAACCTTGGTAAATTGGGGCAGGTCTCCACCATGCAGGAAGAACTTGATGCGTTAAGGCAGTATTTGATTCTACAGCAGATTCGCTATGATTTTGAATTCGATGTGCGCATTACCGCAGATGAACAGGTACTTCAGATTCCCGTACCCCGCTTCATTCTGCAGCCGCTGGTCGAAAATTCGCTCTATCATGGGCTGAGCGATGATGGATTTATTCAGATCGAGGTCACCTATACGTCGACATTGAACATTTTGATCGAGGATAACGGCTCAGGCATGAGTGAGGAAGCGATTCAGAAACTGCTGAACAACCGAGAAGCCGAACAGGAAAAGGTAGGAATGGGCATTGGACTCAATTATGTTCATCGTATGCTGCAGGCCCAGTATGGCGATCAAGCACAGCTGGTCATTCAAAGTGAACCGGGAACGGGGACAAGTATGCTGTTGAAACTGCCTATAAAAGGAGAAGACACTCATCATGATTAA
- a CDS encoding DegV family protein, translating into MKMNQNIKIIVDSTSDLSKELMDKYNISVVPLYVVMGTESYKDNIEITTGQLYQRSDREGINPKTAAPSPSDFVPVFERELNEGNQILFISMSSKVSSTNQNAHIAASEFPAGRIHIVDSMHLSASYAMLVIRAAQALEAGHSLEQVIQDIENVREKVHIEVLVDRLDYLYKGGRVSSLQHLIGNVLRVRPVLNIIQGEVRSIQKYRGKMEKALDGVVQKIVTRKNEICPNVLVIAQTFAEKMTEKLHASLLQANHFKEIIIIEGGCVIGSHTGPNSIAVSYVDL; encoded by the coding sequence ATGAAAATGAATCAGAACATTAAAATAATAGTTGACAGCACATCAGATTTATCAAAAGAACTCATGGATAAGTACAATATCAGTGTTGTACCTCTATATGTCGTTATGGGCACAGAATCATATAAGGATAACATAGAAATCACTACAGGACAGTTATACCAACGTTCGGATCGAGAAGGGATCAATCCCAAAACAGCCGCACCGTCACCCTCCGATTTTGTTCCTGTCTTCGAAAGAGAGCTTAACGAAGGCAATCAAATCTTGTTCATCAGTATGTCATCCAAGGTGTCTTCCACCAATCAAAATGCACATATTGCAGCATCTGAATTTCCGGCTGGTCGAATTCATATCGTGGATTCGATGCACTTATCTGCGAGCTATGCCATGTTGGTTATACGGGCAGCGCAAGCACTTGAAGCCGGACATTCGCTTGAGCAGGTCATTCAAGATATCGAGAATGTAAGAGAGAAAGTCCATATTGAGGTTCTAGTGGACCGACTGGATTATCTATATAAAGGCGGACGGGTGAGCAGTTTACAACATTTGATTGGTAATGTACTCAGAGTGCGACCTGTACTGAATATCATCCAGGGAGAGGTGCGCTCCATACAGAAGTACCGCGGGAAAATGGAGAAAGCCTTGGACGGGGTTGTACAAAAGATTGTTACACGGAAAAATGAGATCTGTCCAAACGTACTCGTAATCGCTCAGACTTTTGCTGAGAAAATGACTGAAAAGCTGCATGCATCTCTGCTGCAAGCCAACCATTTTAAAGAAATCATCATTATTGAGGGCGGATGTGTCATCGGCTCCCATACAGGTCCTAATTCGATCGCTGTAAGTTATGTTGACTTATAA
- a CDS encoding LysR family transcriptional regulator, whose protein sequence is MNISQLQYLISAAQWGSFTKAASVHHLTVPTISQSIKQLEEEIDTTIFHRTKKGVVPTAEGELVLQHAAAILNNLDHMHHELLSLKEEHIESITISTIPGLVPQVVQATLELMHTYPALKVQMIEGDTQTVIKHVQDGYANMGLLSYSRSQQNTSLEWVPIVEGSAVLIMNTQSPLRFYKTISPQVLKNEVFVLYKDEHIEQIAHHLMSASDGNRISLITNNTDALCQMVVKGNAVTIAPDFIVTALSSIYQEQLVTVPIHQFSSDGTAILGRITRTDETIPKMVKEFTTKLTDLVKHISPQSE, encoded by the coding sequence ATGAATATTTCACAGCTGCAATATCTGATATCTGCTGCACAGTGGGGTTCGTTTACAAAGGCCGCAAGTGTTCATCATCTGACAGTTCCAACGATCAGTCAGTCCATTAAACAATTGGAAGAAGAGATAGACACCACTATCTTTCATCGTACCAAAAAGGGAGTTGTTCCCACAGCAGAAGGAGAGCTCGTGCTGCAGCATGCCGCAGCTATACTCAACAACTTAGATCATATGCATCACGAATTGCTAAGCCTTAAAGAAGAACATATCGAGAGCATCACGATCTCCACCATTCCAGGTTTGGTTCCTCAAGTGGTTCAAGCTACGTTAGAACTTATGCATACGTATCCCGCACTTAAAGTTCAGATGATCGAAGGAGATACCCAAACCGTAATAAAACACGTTCAGGATGGATACGCCAACATGGGATTGCTTTCTTACAGTAGAAGCCAGCAGAATACTTCATTGGAATGGGTCCCTATTGTTGAAGGCAGTGCTGTGTTAATCATGAATACACAATCGCCCCTGCGTTTCTACAAAACGATATCTCCTCAAGTATTGAAAAATGAGGTGTTTGTTCTGTATAAAGATGAACATATCGAACAAATAGCGCACCATTTAATGTCTGCCAGTGATGGTAACCGTATATCTTTGATCACCAATAACACAGATGCTCTGTGTCAGATGGTTGTTAAGGGAAATGCAGTTACTATTGCTCCCGACTTTATCGTAACTGCGTTGTCTTCCATCTATCAGGAGCAGTTAGTCACCGTTCCTATACATCAGTTCAGCTCGGACGGTACAGCTATATTGGGCAGAATCACAAGAACGGATGAAACGATTCCCAAAATGGTTAAAGAATTTACAACCAAGCTGACGGATCTGGTTAAACATATTAGTCCCCAATCGGAATGA
- a CDS encoding response regulator, with protein sequence MIKVLIVDDDKLVRKGISSAMPWNEFNMEVIGEASNGQKALEFLQSHPVDLMLTDLAMPVMSGIELMRAAKQLYPELHIVVLTLHQDFDYIQEALRLGAIDYIAKVQLEKEQFEHVLQRIHTRMGGSAKTVRQLPSPDETNVHYSTVYALISQDRKSEPSWGDHLHSTDHSEVRWEIERNSWMWAARKEQEEQVYERVKKTQLQAPNSTLLVLSDVQGRTWSQIKNWIMNYTETALFYAYSPDQQVMHLTMKDEHQQIEEPLDEELDRMKQSWFQTAWAHREQDYHRLIAQFKALQLQKAQLTGLLYFIVMEWNRLFAHTSLGKIAMIHSFHSWHEVQDWIKQTAANIRKADQQQAYSPEIIEAVKNAVIIIQHDLTQAHTASELSQQLNISRSYFSQCFKELMGRTFNDYSRFVRVEKAKEYLVSTHHTISWIAEQVGYTDEKYFSRIFREMTGLLPSEYRHAGEKRSNRSDTEDSLRS encoded by the coding sequence ATGATTAAAGTATTGATTGTTGATGACGATAAACTGGTACGCAAAGGCATCAGCTCAGCGATGCCATGGAATGAATTCAATATGGAGGTTATAGGGGAAGCGAGCAATGGACAGAAAGCGCTGGAATTTCTGCAATCCCATCCCGTTGATCTGATGCTGACGGATCTGGCGATGCCGGTGATGTCCGGCATTGAACTGATGAGAGCCGCGAAGCAGCTCTATCCGGAGCTTCATATTGTGGTGTTAACCCTGCATCAGGATTTCGATTATATCCAGGAAGCACTTCGGCTGGGCGCAATCGACTATATCGCTAAAGTGCAGCTGGAAAAAGAGCAGTTCGAGCATGTGCTGCAGCGCATCCATACACGGATGGGCGGATCAGCCAAGACCGTTCGCCAACTTCCTTCGCCCGATGAAACGAATGTTCATTATTCAACCGTGTATGCTCTTATATCACAGGATCGCAAATCCGAACCGTCGTGGGGCGATCACCTGCATTCGACTGACCATTCTGAGGTTCGATGGGAAATTGAACGGAACAGCTGGATGTGGGCAGCACGTAAGGAACAGGAAGAGCAGGTGTATGAACGGGTTAAGAAAACACAGCTTCAAGCTCCAAACAGCACACTATTAGTGCTGTCTGATGTACAGGGGCGAACGTGGTCGCAGATCAAAAACTGGATTATGAATTACACGGAGACGGCGTTATTCTACGCTTACTCTCCCGATCAGCAAGTCATGCATCTTACGATGAAGGATGAGCACCAGCAGATAGAAGAACCCCTGGATGAAGAACTGGACCGAATGAAGCAAAGCTGGTTCCAAACAGCCTGGGCACACCGAGAACAGGACTATCACCGGCTTATTGCTCAATTTAAAGCACTGCAGCTGCAGAAAGCGCAGCTAACAGGGCTGCTTTATTTCATTGTCATGGAGTGGAATCGCTTATTTGCCCACACCTCACTCGGTAAAATCGCCATGATCCATTCATTCCATTCCTGGCACGAAGTGCAGGACTGGATCAAGCAGACGGCAGCCAATATTCGGAAGGCTGATCAACAGCAGGCGTATTCACCTGAAATTATAGAGGCTGTAAAAAATGCAGTGATTATCATACAGCATGATTTGACACAAGCACATACTGCTTCCGAGCTTTCACAACAGCTCAACATCAGCCGAAGTTATTTCAGTCAATGCTTCAAAGAGCTGATGGGACGCACCTTTAATGATTATTCCCGGTTTGTTCGGGTAGAGAAAGCCAAAGAATATTTGGTCAGTACACATCACACCATCTCCTGGATTGCGGAGCAAGTCGGGTATACGGATGAGAAATATTTCAGCCGGATTTTTCGTGAAATGACAGGTCTGCTGCCAAGCGAATATCGACATGCTGGCGAGAAACGAAGTAACAGATCGGATACAGAGGATTCATTACGTTCTTAA
- a CDS encoding carbohydrate ABC transporter permease, protein MSYSANFKDRMGRVCIYAIVIMLALICLLPLWNIVAISFSSSEAVSANAVGLVPVHFTTAAYTRIIDDAQFWRSFGISILRVALSLALNMILIILMAYPLSKSKREFKGRNIYMNIMIFAMLFSGGMIPSYLLIKNLDMLNTIWALVLPGAVPIFSVILVMNFFSAVPKALEEAAFIDGANPLQVLFKVYVPVSIPALATVALFSIVGTWNDFFSGLIYMTKISNYPLMTYIQSLNVNIADLLQAGTNSSELSSLTEISNKNLNAAKIVVAVIPLLLIYPLLQKYFVTGIVVGSVKE, encoded by the coding sequence GTGTCATATTCCGCAAACTTCAAAGATCGAATGGGCCGGGTGTGCATCTATGCCATCGTCATTATGCTTGCGCTGATCTGCCTTCTGCCGTTATGGAATATTGTTGCGATTTCCTTCAGCAGCAGCGAAGCGGTATCCGCGAACGCCGTCGGTCTGGTTCCTGTTCATTTTACAACAGCTGCGTATACCCGAATTATCGATGATGCCCAGTTCTGGCGCTCCTTCGGCATATCCATTCTTCGTGTGGCACTCTCGCTTGCGCTGAACATGATTTTGATTATTCTAATGGCGTATCCGTTGTCCAAATCCAAAAGAGAGTTCAAAGGCAGAAACATTTATATGAACATTATGATTTTTGCCATGCTGTTCAGCGGCGGTATGATTCCCAGCTACCTGCTGATTAAAAATCTGGACATGCTGAATACAATCTGGGCACTTGTTTTGCCGGGAGCAGTACCCATATTCAGTGTCATTCTGGTCATGAATTTCTTCTCAGCCGTTCCTAAAGCACTTGAGGAAGCAGCTTTCATTGACGGAGCCAATCCGCTTCAGGTCTTATTCAAAGTGTACGTTCCCGTATCCATTCCCGCACTTGCAACAGTGGCCTTATTCAGTATCGTGGGTACATGGAATGACTTCTTCAGCGGGTTGATCTATATGACGAAAATAAGCAATTATCCGCTTATGACCTATATCCAGTCACTTAACGTCAATATTGCGGATCTGCTCCAAGCCGGAACGAACTCCAGCGAGCTCAGCAGCCTTACGGAGATATCCAACAAAAATTTGAATGCAGCCAAGATCGTCGTTGCTGTTATTCCACTACTGCTGATTTATCCGCTGCTTCAGAAGTATTTTGTAACCGGGATCGTTGTTGGATCGGTTAAGGAATAA
- a CDS encoding extracellular solute-binding protein: MRTKRSIRSNLFTKRLAVLSMSALMVAALAACGAKTEAPTAEEAGKYEVTPGDPFSAYKDEINVTMGRVTTANPKLPAGDTYENNAYTRLVKDTFNAKITDQFEANGEDYSRQVSLAIASGELPDMMRVDSKDELKELVDNDLIEDLTTIYDQYATDEIKKIYDSYDGRALDNATIDGRLMGLPATSLDSAPTMVWVRQDWVDLLGIKLDADGDGAITLEEVEKTTQEFLKRDPGQSGNPVGIPFVNTLNTTDYNGSAYTMLGAASTQQAFPQYWMRGDDGKILYGSTTEETKKLLGIMADWFKEGIIDPQFGTRTFDDITALYANGQSGIAFGPWHIPDWGLISVKQMDKNAKFSAYALQDADGKVNIAHANPSNQFIVVRKGYEHPELAVKILNLFYDKLANDKDVATTMPEAAKYQETGVDGSTRPFNIEVNSATSLLDDYSDVVRGIKGEISLDEVRTTESKNNIGSIKTYLSDMDTDNTTAWSKYHSRINGVGLIDKLTKEDKFVWMTPAFSGTTPSMKQTWANLTKLEQESFIKIVTCSEPLDYFDTFVSNWKKQGGEQIIQEIEAEIGAKP; the protein is encoded by the coding sequence ATGAGAACAAAACGATCGATAAGAAGCAATCTGTTCACCAAACGTTTAGCTGTGCTGTCGATGTCTGCTTTGATGGTTGCTGCCTTGGCAGCATGTGGAGCCAAGACAGAAGCTCCTACTGCAGAGGAAGCAGGCAAATATGAAGTAACACCGGGCGATCCATTCAGTGCGTATAAAGACGAAATAAACGTAACGATGGGACGAGTGACCACGGCTAATCCAAAGCTGCCCGCGGGAGATACGTATGAGAACAACGCCTATACCCGGCTGGTCAAAGACACCTTCAATGCCAAAATCACAGATCAGTTCGAAGCGAATGGTGAGGATTACAGCCGCCAAGTCTCGCTTGCGATTGCATCCGGGGAACTGCCCGATATGATGCGTGTCGATTCCAAAGATGAGCTCAAGGAACTGGTTGACAATGATCTGATCGAGGATTTAACAACCATTTATGATCAATATGCCACGGATGAGATTAAGAAAATTTACGATTCCTACGATGGTCGTGCGTTGGACAACGCAACGATTGACGGGCGTTTGATGGGACTTCCCGCGACTTCTCTGGATTCTGCGCCAACGATGGTTTGGGTTCGCCAAGACTGGGTGGATCTGCTTGGCATCAAGCTTGATGCCGATGGAGACGGAGCCATAACACTGGAAGAGGTAGAGAAAACGACACAGGAATTCCTGAAAAGAGATCCGGGACAATCCGGCAATCCGGTCGGTATTCCTTTTGTTAACACGTTGAATACAACGGATTACAACGGCTCTGCGTATACGATGCTGGGAGCAGCTTCAACGCAGCAGGCATTTCCGCAGTATTGGATGAGAGGAGACGACGGTAAAATCCTCTACGGTTCAACGACAGAAGAAACGAAGAAGCTGCTCGGAATTATGGCAGACTGGTTCAAAGAAGGCATCATCGACCCTCAATTCGGAACTCGTACATTTGACGATATTACCGCGCTGTATGCAAACGGGCAGAGCGGCATTGCCTTCGGACCTTGGCATATTCCTGACTGGGGATTGATCAGCGTCAAACAGATGGATAAAAACGCCAAATTTTCAGCTTATGCACTGCAGGATGCAGATGGTAAGGTTAACATCGCACATGCTAATCCTTCCAATCAATTTATTGTGGTGAGAAAAGGATACGAGCATCCCGAACTTGCGGTGAAAATTTTGAACCTGTTCTACGATAAGCTGGCCAATGACAAAGACGTGGCCACAACGATGCCGGAAGCGGCCAAGTATCAAGAGACCGGCGTGGACGGTTCTACCCGCCCATTCAATATTGAAGTTAACTCGGCGACATCGCTGCTGGACGATTATTCGGACGTTGTGCGCGGGATTAAGGGAGAGATCAGCCTGGATGAGGTTCGTACAACCGAATCCAAAAACAATATTGGCAGCATCAAAACATATCTGAGTGATATGGACACGGATAACACTACAGCTTGGTCGAAATATCACTCACGCATTAACGGTGTGGGACTGATCGACAAGCTGACCAAAGAAGACAAGTTCGTGTGGATGACTCCTGCTTTTTCGGGAACGACCCCAAGCATGAAACAGACATGGGCTAACCTGACCAAGCTGGAACAGGAATCATTTATCAAAATTGTAACCTGTTCTGAACCACTCGATTACTTCGACACATTCGTGAGCAATTGGAAGAAACAAGGCGGTGAGCAGATTATTCAAGAAATCGAAGCCGAGATCGGCGCAAAACCATAA